In Massilia antarctica, the following are encoded in one genomic region:
- the dapD gene encoding 2,3,4,5-tetrahydropyridine-2,6-dicarboxylate N-succinyltransferase yields MTQQLQNLIDTAWEQRAEITPANGTAELREAVAHVIAGLDDGSMRVAQKTGADWVVNQWIKKAVLLSFRLENNSVMTSDGTMQFYDKVPTKFANYTADDFARGGFRVVPPAVARRGSFIARNVVLMPSYVNIGAYVDEGAMVDTWATVGSCAQIGKNVHLSGGVGIGGVLEPMQANPTIIEDNCFIGARSEIVEGVIVEENSVISMGVYIGQSTKIYDRATGEVTYGRVPAGSVVVSGNLPSEDGSYSLYCAVIVKRVDAKTRAKTGINELLRGI; encoded by the coding sequence ATGACCCAACAACTTCAAAACCTCATCGACACCGCCTGGGAACAGCGCGCCGAGATCACCCCGGCCAACGGCACGGCGGAACTGCGCGAGGCAGTGGCCCACGTGATCGCGGGCCTGGACGACGGCAGCATGCGCGTGGCGCAAAAAACCGGTGCCGACTGGGTGGTCAACCAATGGATCAAGAAAGCGGTGCTGCTCTCCTTCCGCCTCGAAAACAACAGCGTGATGACGTCCGACGGCACCATGCAGTTCTACGACAAGGTACCGACCAAGTTCGCCAACTACACGGCCGACGATTTCGCGCGTGGCGGCTTCCGCGTGGTGCCGCCGGCGGTCGCCCGGCGCGGCAGCTTCATCGCCAGGAACGTGGTCCTGATGCCGTCGTACGTCAACATCGGCGCCTACGTCGATGAAGGCGCCATGGTCGATACCTGGGCCACGGTCGGTTCGTGCGCGCAGATCGGCAAGAACGTGCACCTGTCCGGCGGCGTGGGCATCGGCGGCGTACTCGAACCGATGCAGGCCAATCCGACCATCATCGAAGACAATTGCTTCATCGGCGCCCGTTCGGAGATCGTCGAAGGCGTCATCGTCGAGGAAAATTCGGTCATTTCGATGGGCGTATACATCGGCCAGTCGACCAAGATCTACGACCGCGCCACCGGCGAAGTAACCTACGGCCGCGTGCCGGCCGGTTCGGTGGTGGTGTCGGGCAACCTGCCATCGGAAGATGGCAGCTACAGCCTGTACTGCGCTGTGATCGTGAAACGTGTGGACGCCAAGACACGCGCGAAAACCGGTATCAACGAATTGCTGCGCGGTATCTGA
- a CDS encoding PilT/PilU family type 4a pilus ATPase: MAMDRLFHLMKEKNASDMFFAVNSPVHIKINGNLIPINQQKLEPDNISALLAEICTQAQMDELMRENELNMGISVANLGRFRLSAFRQRGTISAVFRFVPAVIPALEDLGLPHVLADLIMEKRGLLLLVGATGSGKSTTIASMLDHRNELRAGHILTLEDPIEYLFKNKKSIVNQREIGSDAASFYTALRNSMRQAPDCILIGEIRDKETMAAALAYAQSGHLVLATLHANNSYNALNRIISFYPIENRPALLQDLSSAVKAIVSQRLVRSAAGGTRQAAVEIMVNTRYIADLIDNGEIGQIKEAMENSLSPGSQTFESALYELVKSGLITQEEGLANADSATNLLWLLNNGPEVRAASTQEAAPKPVEESSSFTEFTLNS; the protein is encoded by the coding sequence ATGGCAATGGACCGCTTGTTCCATCTGATGAAAGAAAAAAACGCGTCGGACATGTTCTTCGCGGTCAATTCGCCCGTCCACATCAAAATCAACGGCAACCTGATTCCCATCAATCAGCAAAAGCTGGAGCCGGACAATATTTCCGCCCTGCTCGCCGAAATCTGCACCCAGGCGCAGATGGATGAGCTGATGCGCGAAAACGAGCTCAACATGGGTATTTCGGTCGCCAACCTGGGCCGTTTCCGTTTGTCGGCCTTCCGCCAGCGCGGCACGATTTCGGCCGTGTTCCGTTTCGTGCCGGCCGTCATTCCGGCGCTGGAAGACCTCGGCCTGCCCCACGTGCTGGCCGACCTGATCATGGAAAAGCGCGGCTTGCTGCTGCTGGTGGGCGCCACCGGTTCGGGCAAGTCGACCACCATCGCCTCGATGCTGGACCACCGCAACGAGTTGCGCGCCGGCCACATCCTGACCCTGGAAGATCCGATCGAATACCTGTTCAAGAACAAGAAATCGATCGTCAACCAGCGCGAAATCGGCAGCGATGCCGCCAGTTTCTATACGGCACTGCGCAATTCGATGCGCCAGGCGCCCGATTGCATCCTGATCGGCGAGATCCGCGACAAGGAAACCATGGCTGCCGCCCTGGCCTATGCCCAGTCGGGCCACTTGGTGCTGGCGACCTTGCACGCGAACAACAGTTATAACGCGCTGAACCGGATCATCAGTTTTTATCCGATCGAAAACCGCCCGGCGCTGCTGCAGGATTTGTCGTCGGCGGTCAAGGCGATTGTGTCGCAGCGCCTGGTGCGCTCGGCGGCCGGCGGCACGCGCCAGGCAGCGGTGGAAATCATGGTCAACACGCGTTACATTGCCGACTTGATCGACAATGGCGAGATCGGCCAGATCAAGGAAGCGATGGAAAACAGCCTGTCGCCCGGCTCGCAAACGTTCGAATCGGCCTTGTACGAACTGGTCAAGAGCGGCCTGATCACCCAGGAAGAAGGCTTGGCCAATGCCGACTCGGCCACCAATCTGTTGTGGCTTCTTAACAACGGTCCGGAAGTGCGCGCGGCCAGCACCCAGGAGGCGGCGCCCAAGCCGGTCGAGGAATCGTCCTCGTTCACCGAGTTTACGCTCAACAGCTGA
- a CDS encoding ArsC family reductase → MKKTLYGIPNCDTVKKARTWLAEHEQAFDFHDFKKQGLERATVAAWLDQIDWEVLVNRKGTTWRKLPDERRAAIVDKASALELMLEQPSVIKRPVLAGAGKLSVGFSDDQYRQIFSL, encoded by the coding sequence ATGAAAAAAACCCTGTACGGCATTCCCAACTGCGACACCGTCAAAAAAGCCCGCACCTGGCTGGCGGAGCACGAGCAGGCATTCGACTTCCACGACTTTAAAAAGCAGGGACTCGAACGCGCCACCGTGGCCGCCTGGCTCGATCAAATCGACTGGGAAGTGCTGGTCAACCGCAAGGGCACGACCTGGCGCAAGCTGCCCGACGAGCGGCGCGCCGCCATCGTCGACAAGGCCAGCGCGCTCGAACTGATGCTCGAACAGCCTTCCGTCATCAAGCGCCCCGTCCTCGCGGGCGCCGGCAAGCTGTCGGTCGGCTTCTCCGACGACCAGTACCGCCAGATCTTTTCACTGTAA
- the dapE gene encoding succinyl-diaminopimelate desuccinylase encodes MTFSRTLALTEKLIALSSITPDDKGCQRHLIDLLSPLGFVCETIESNGVTNLWARKGTASPVFVFAGHTDVVPTGPVEQWQSQPFIPTQRDGKLYGRGAADMKTSIAAMVVACEEFIAAHPDHLGSIAFLITSDEEGPATDGTVVVCRLLEERGEKIDYCLVGEPTSAHVLGDMIKNGRRGSLSGKLVIKGIQGHIAYPQLARNPIHQSAPALAELAAEQWDAGNEYYLPTSWQMSNIHAGTGANNVIPGDVTIDFNFRFSTASTADGLQARVHAILDKHGLEYDLAWTLSGLPFLTPRGTLSDALSSAILSETGVHTELSTTGGTSDGRFIARICPQVIEFGPPNASIHKIDEHIDVRFIDPLKNIYRRTLDNLLASAPPNT; translated from the coding sequence ATGACCTTTTCCCGTACCCTCGCGCTGACCGAAAAACTGATTGCGCTCTCGTCGATCACACCCGACGACAAAGGCTGTCAGCGGCACCTGATCGACTTGCTATCGCCGCTCGGCTTCGTGTGCGAGACCATCGAATCGAACGGCGTGACCAATCTGTGGGCGCGCAAGGGCACGGCGTCGCCGGTGTTCGTCTTCGCCGGCCATACCGACGTGGTGCCGACCGGCCCCGTCGAACAATGGCAATCGCAACCCTTCATTCCGACCCAGCGCGACGGCAAGCTGTATGGCCGCGGCGCTGCCGACATGAAGACCTCGATCGCGGCCATGGTCGTGGCCTGCGAAGAATTCATCGCTGCCCACCCGGACCACCTTGGCTCGATCGCGTTTCTCATCACCAGCGACGAGGAAGGCCCGGCCACCGACGGTACCGTGGTGGTGTGCCGCCTGCTGGAAGAGCGCGGCGAAAAGATCGATTACTGCCTGGTGGGCGAGCCGACATCGGCCCACGTACTGGGCGACATGATCAAGAATGGCCGCCGCGGTTCGCTGTCGGGCAAGCTGGTGATCAAGGGCATCCAGGGCCACATCGCCTACCCGCAGCTGGCGCGCAACCCGATCCACCAAAGCGCACCGGCGCTGGCCGAACTGGCCGCCGAGCAGTGGGACGCGGGGAACGAATACTATCTGCCGACCTCCTGGCAGATGTCCAACATCCACGCCGGCACGGGCGCCAACAATGTGATTCCCGGAGACGTGACGATCGACTTCAACTTCCGCTTTTCGACCGCCAGCACCGCCGACGGCCTGCAGGCGCGCGTACATGCAATCCTCGACAAGCACGGCCTTGAATACGACTTGGCGTGGACCTTGTCCGGCCTGCCGTTCCTGACCCCGCGCGGCACCCTGTCGGACGCGCTCTCGAGCGCCATCCTCAGCGAGACCGGCGTGCACACCGAATTGTCGACCACGGGCGGAACCTCGGACGGCCGCTTCATCGCCCGCATCTGCCCGCAGGTGATAGAATTCGGCCCTCCGAACGCCAGCATCCACAAGATCGACGAGCACATCGACGTGCGTTTCATCGATCCGCTCAAGAATATCTATCGCCGCACGCTCGACAACCTGCTGGCGAGCGCGCCACCCAACACATGA
- the prmB gene encoding 50S ribosomal protein L3 N(5)-glutamine methyltransferase yields MNTTLFTTPRDLLRYAITRFNGAKLFFGHGSAEALDEAAYLILHTLKLPLDKLDPFLDARLLPDEVLQVLAVIERRVNERVPAAYITNEAWLGTYAFYVDERVIVPRSFIHELIPHQFSPWVEDPYAVENILELCTGSGCLAIMMADAFPDSVVDAVDISTDALAVAERNIREYKLEGRVNPIASDLYQNVPFKKYDLIISNPPYVNSASMASLPPEYLREPQIALDGGADGMDLVRKIVAGAAERLTPNGILMVEIGNERDYAEAAFGHLGLTWVTTSAGDDMVFLLTAEQLQAQ; encoded by the coding sequence ATGAACACTACCCTGTTTACCACCCCGCGCGACCTGCTGCGCTATGCGATCACCCGTTTCAACGGCGCCAAGCTGTTTTTCGGCCACGGCAGCGCCGAAGCGCTGGACGAAGCGGCTTACCTGATCCTGCATACGCTCAAGCTCCCGCTCGACAAGCTCGATCCCTTCCTCGACGCCCGCCTGCTGCCGGACGAAGTGCTGCAGGTGCTGGCCGTGATCGAACGCCGCGTCAACGAGCGCGTGCCGGCCGCCTACATCACCAACGAAGCGTGGCTGGGCACCTATGCCTTCTACGTCGATGAACGCGTGATCGTGCCGCGCTCCTTCATCCATGAACTGATCCCGCACCAGTTCAGCCCCTGGGTGGAAGATCCGTACGCGGTCGAGAACATCCTCGAACTGTGCACCGGGTCGGGCTGCCTGGCGATCATGATGGCCGACGCCTTCCCCGACAGCGTGGTCGATGCGGTCGATATCTCGACCGATGCGCTGGCCGTGGCCGAGCGCAATATCCGCGAGTACAAGCTCGAAGGCCGGGTCAACCCGATCGCCTCGGACCTGTACCAGAATGTCCCGTTCAAAAAATACGACCTGATTATCTCGAACCCGCCGTACGTCAATTCGGCGTCGATGGCATCCTTGCCGCCCGAGTACCTGCGCGAGCCGCAGATTGCGCTCGACGGCGGCGCCGACGGCATGGACCTGGTGCGCAAGATCGTCGCCGGCGCGGCCGAACGCCTCACGCCGAACGGCATCCTGATGGTCGAAATCGGCAACGAACGCGATTACGCGGAAGCGGCCTTCGGCCACCTCGGCCTGACCTGGGTGACCACCAGCGCCGGCGACGACATGGTTTTCCTGCTTACCGCAGAACAATTGCAAGCACAGTAA
- a CDS encoding ATP-binding cassette domain-containing protein codes for MIRFLNVSLMRGTKPLLEGVDLTLNPGDKIGLIGANGAGKSSLFGMLRGELHPDQGEIDFPAKWRMAYVAQETPPLERAALDYAIDGDVHLRKLEAELARLESEPESTENGIAIGEIYSALADADAYTVQSRGEQLLLGLGFSLSQMQQPIASFSGGWRMRLNLAQALMCPSDLLLLDEPTNHLDLDAIIWLEDWLKRYAGTLIIISHDRDFLDEIVNVIVHIDERRLKRYSGNYSGFERQRAAQMILAAGALAKQQRQRAHLESFVNRFKAQASKARQAQSRMKALEKMEELAPLRAAAEFSFEFREPLSAPNPLLVMEDVDAGYHILDEHGDKVGDKVIVSGIKFSLQIGQRIGLLGVNGAGKSTLIKTIAGELMPLTGDATLGKGLSIGYFAQHQVEMLRHDESPLWHLAKIAPTVREQELRNFLGGFNFPGNMVTSPIRPFSGGEKARLALALIVWQRPNLLLLDEPTNHLDLETREALTMALAQFEGTLVVVSHDRHLLRATTDQFIIVADGKLQPFDGDLDDYKDWLFQTKLGKGTTVLPAAGKDNKTAFPVATAVATPAAPVADKKDQKRQDAEQRQRTAALRKPIEGKIKRLEEQIAKRNEQKAEVDGKLGEASIYEAANKAKLKTLLADQSFYKKDLAQLEAEWMELQEQLEGLAA; via the coding sequence ATGATCCGTTTCCTGAACGTTAGCCTGATGCGCGGCACCAAGCCGCTGCTGGAAGGCGTCGACCTTACCCTCAACCCGGGCGATAAAATCGGCCTGATTGGTGCCAATGGCGCCGGCAAATCGAGCCTGTTCGGCATGCTGCGCGGCGAACTGCACCCGGACCAGGGCGAGATCGATTTCCCCGCCAAATGGCGCATGGCTTACGTGGCCCAGGAAACGCCGCCGCTCGAACGCGCGGCGCTCGATTACGCCATCGACGGCGACGTCCATCTGCGCAAACTGGAAGCGGAACTGGCGCGCCTGGAGTCCGAGCCGGAATCGACCGAGAACGGCATCGCCATCGGCGAGATCTACAGCGCATTGGCCGACGCCGACGCCTACACGGTACAGTCGCGCGGCGAACAGCTGCTGCTGGGCCTTGGCTTTTCGCTGTCGCAGATGCAGCAGCCGATCGCCAGCTTTTCGGGCGGCTGGCGCATGCGCCTGAACCTGGCGCAGGCCCTGATGTGCCCTTCCGACCTGCTGCTGCTCGATGAACCGACCAATCACCTGGATCTGGACGCGATCATCTGGCTGGAAGACTGGCTCAAACGCTACGCCGGCACCCTGATCATCATTTCGCACGATCGCGACTTCCTCGACGAAATCGTCAACGTCATCGTGCACATCGACGAGCGCAGGCTGAAACGCTACTCGGGCAACTACTCCGGTTTCGAGCGCCAGCGCGCGGCCCAGATGATCCTGGCCGCCGGCGCCCTCGCCAAGCAGCAGCGCCAGCGCGCCCACCTCGAATCGTTCGTGAACCGCTTCAAGGCCCAGGCCTCGAAGGCGCGCCAGGCCCAGAGCCGCATGAAGGCCCTGGAGAAAATGGAAGAACTGGCGCCCTTGCGCGCCGCCGCCGAATTCTCGTTCGAATTCCGCGAGCCGCTGTCCGCACCGAATCCGCTGCTGGTCATGGAAGACGTGGACGCCGGCTACCACATCCTCGACGAGCATGGCGACAAGGTCGGCGACAAGGTGATCGTCTCGGGTATCAAGTTCTCCCTGCAGATCGGCCAGCGCATTGGCCTCCTGGGTGTAAACGGCGCCGGTAAATCGACCCTGATCAAGACCATCGCCGGCGAACTGATGCCGCTGACCGGCGACGCCACGCTCGGCAAGGGCCTGTCGATCGGCTACTTCGCCCAGCACCAGGTTGAGATGCTGCGTCACGACGAATCGCCTCTGTGGCACCTGGCGAAAATTGCGCCGACGGTGCGCGAGCAGGAGCTGCGCAACTTCCTGGGCGGCTTCAACTTCCCGGGCAATATGGTCACCAGCCCGATCCGCCCGTTTTCCGGCGGCGAGAAAGCGCGCCTGGCACTGGCGCTGATCGTCTGGCAGCGCCCTAACCTGCTGCTGCTCGATGAACCGACCAATCACCTGGATCTGGAAACGCGCGAGGCGCTGACCATGGCGCTGGCGCAGTTCGAGGGCACCTTGGTGGTGGTATCGCACGATCGCCATCTGCTGCGCGCCACCACCGACCAGTTCATCATCGTCGCCGACGGCAAGCTGCAACCGTTCGACGGCGATTTGGACGACTACAAGGATTGGCTGTTCCAGACCAAGCTTGGCAAGGGCACCACCGTGCTGCCGGCGGCGGGCAAGGACAACAAGACCGCATTCCCGGTCGCCACCGCGGTGGCCACGCCGGCCGCGCCGGTGGCCGACAAGAAGGACCAGAAGCGCCAGGACGCGGAGCAGCGCCAGCGCACGGCCGCGCTGCGCAAACCGATCGAGGGCAAGATCAAGCGCCTGGAAGAGCAGATCGCCAAGCGCAACGAGCAAAAGGCGGAAGTTGACGGCA